One segment of Mus caroli chromosome 6, CAROLI_EIJ_v1.1, whole genome shotgun sequence DNA contains the following:
- the Tas2r4 gene encoding taste receptor type 2 member 4 yields the protein MLWELYVFVFAASVIFNFVGIIANLFIIVIIIKTWVKSHRIASPDRILFSLAITRFLTLGLFLLNSVYIATNTGRSVYFSKFFLLCWKFLDANSLWLVTILNSFYCVKITNFQHPVFLLLKRTISMKTTSLLLACLLISAFTTLLYYMLSQISRFPGHIIGRNDTSFDLSDGILTLVASLVLNSLLQFMLNVTFASLLIHSLRRHIQKMQRNRTSFWNPQTEAHMGAMRLMICFLVLYIPYSIAALLYLPSYMRKNLRAQAVCMIITAAYPPGHSVLLIITHHKLKTKAKKIFCFYK from the coding sequence ATGCTCTGGGAactgtatgtatttgtgtttgctGCCTcggttatttttaattttgtaggaATCATTGCAAATCTATTTATTATAGTGATAATTATTAAGACTTGGGTCAAGAGTCACAGAATTGCCTCTCCGGATAGGATCCTGTTCAGCTTGGCCATCACTAGATTCCTGACTTTGGGGTTGTTTCTACTGAACAGTGTCTACATTGCTACAAATACTGGAAGGTCAGTCTACTTTTCCAAATTTTTTCTATTGTGTTGGAAGTTTCTGGATGCAAACAGTCTCTGGTTAGTGACCATTCTGAACAGCTTCTATTGTGTGAAGATTACTAATTTTCAACATCCAGTGTTTCTCCTGTTGAAACGGACTATCTCTATGAAGACCACCAGCCTGCTGTTGGCCTGTCTTCTGATTTCAGCCTTCACCACTCTCCTATATTATATGCTCTCACAGATATCACGTTTTCCTGGACACATAATTGGGAGAAATGACACGTCATTTGACCTCAGTGATGGCATCTTGACGTTAGTAGCCTCTTTGGTCCTGAACTCACTTCTACAGTTTATGCTCAATGTGACTTTTGCTTCCTTGTTAATACATTCCTTGAGAAGACATATACAGAAGatgcagagaaacagaaccagCTTTTGGAATCCCCAGACGGAGGCTCACATGGGTGCTATGAGGCTGATGATCTGCTTCCTCGTGCTCTACATTCCATATTCAATTGCTGCCCTGCtctatcttccttcctatatGAGGAAGAATCTGAGAGCCCAGGCCGTTTGCATGATTATTACTGCTGCTTACCCTCCAGGACATTCTGTCCTCCTCATTATCACACATCATAAACTGAAAACTAAAGCAAAGAAGATTTTCTGTTTCTACAAGTAG
- the Tas2r3 gene encoding taste receptor type 2 member 3 has translation MKFRNKKNKDQGGLNSNMFGFIEGVFLVLTITEFILGNLVNGFIVSINSSYWFKSKKISLSNFIITSLALFRIFLLWIIFIDSLVIVFSYHTHDSGIMMQLIDVFWTFTNNFSIWLISCLSVFYCLKIASFSHPSFLWLKWRASRVVVGMLWGALLLSCVSTMSLMNEFKISSALTGSKDTPNMTEYIRLKRQEYNLMHVLGNLWKIPSLIVSLVAYLLLLLSLGKHTQQMQQYSIDSRDQSAEAHKRAMRIIFSFLLFFLVYFLSFIILSSSRFLPETRIARIIGVVISMSYLVGDSFILIVCNNKLKHTFVTMLPCECGHLKPGSKGPSAS, from the coding sequence AACAAGGATCAGGGTGGCCTAAATTCTAATATGTTTGGATTCATTGAAGGGGTGTTCCTGGTTCTGACTATCACTGAGTTTATTCTTGGAAATCTGGTGAATGGTTTCATTGTGTCAATCAATAGCAGCTATTGGTTCAAGAGCAAGAAGATTTCTTTGTCTAACTTCATCATTACCAGCTTGGCCCTCTTTAGGATCTTTCTGTTGTGGATTATCTTTATTGATAGTCTTGTAATAGTGTTCTCTTACCATACTCATGACTCAGGGATAATGATGCAACTAATTGATGTTTTCTGGACATTTACAAACAACTTCAGTATTTGGCTTATCTCCTGTCTCAGTGTTTTCTACTGCCTGAAAATAGCCAGTTTCTCCCACCCCTCATTCCTCTGGCTCAAATGGAGAGCTTCTAGAGTAGTTGTTGGGATGCTGTGGGGCGCACTGCTCTTATCCTGTGTCAGTACCATGTCTCTGATGAATGAATTTAAGATCTCTTCTGCCCTCACTGGAAGCAAAGACACACCAAATATGACTGAATACATCAGATTGAAGAGACAGGAATATAATCTGATGCATGTTCTTGGGAATCTGTGGAAGATTCCTTCCTTAATTGTTTCCCTGGTTGCCTACCTtctgctccttctctctctgggGAAGCACACACAGCAGATGCAGCAATACAGTATTGACTCCAGAGATCAGAGTGCTGAGGCCCACAAAAGAGCCATGAGAatcatcttttcctttctcttattcttcctagtctactttctttcctttataattttgtCATCCAGTCGTTTCCTACCAGAAACCAGGATCGCCAGGATAATTGGAGTAGTAATTTCAATGTCATACCTTGTTGGTGATTCATTTATTCTCATAGTATGTAACAACAAGCTGAAGCATACATTTGTGACCATGCTCCCATGTGAGTGTGGTCATCTGAAACCTGGATCTAAGGGACCCTCTGCTTCATAA
- the Prss37 gene encoding probable inactive serine protease 37 → MKLIIYLTILAGTALFTHSSVQKEDHAPYLAYLKSNFNPCVGVLIKASWVLAPSHCYLPNLRVMLGNFKSRVRDGTEQTIYPIQIIRYWNYSHTAPQDDLMLIKLAKPATFNHKVQVLPIATTNVRPGTVCTLSGLDWSQENNGRHPDLRQNLEAPVMTDKECQKTQQGSSHRNSLCVRFVKVFSRIFGEVAVATVICKNKLQGIEVGHFMGGDVGIYTNIYSYVPWIEKTTKEKMT, encoded by the exons ATGAAACTTATTATCTATCTCACCATCCTAGCTG GAACAGCTTTATTCACTCACTCATCTGTGCAGAAAGAGGACCATGCTCCCTACTTAGCATACCTCAAGTCTAACTTCAATCCCTGCGTGGGTGTCCTGATCAAAGCCAGCTGGGTGCTGGCCCCATCTCACTGCTATTTACC AAATCTGAGGGTGATGTTGGGAAATTTCAAGAGCAGAGTCAGAGATGGGACAGAGCAGACTATTTATCCCATCCAGATTATCCGCTACTGGAACTACAGTCACACAGCCCCACAGGATGACCTCATGCTTATTAAATTAGCTAAGCCTGCCACCTTCAACCACAAAGTCCAGGTTCTTCCCATAGCCACCACTAACGTCCGGCCAGGCACTGTCTGTACACTTTCAGGTTTGGACTGGAGTCAAGAAAACAATG GCAGGCACCCTGACTTACGGCAGAACCTGGAAGCTCCGGTGATGACGGACAAAGAATGCCAGAAAACCCAACAAGGAAGCAGCCACAGAAACTCCTTATGTGTCAGATTTGTGAAAGTATTCAGCCGAATTTTTGGG GAGGTTGCTGTAGCTACTGTCATTTGTAAAAACAAGCTCCAGGGAATTGAAGTTGGACACTTCATGGGAGGGGACGTTGGCATCTATACCAACATTTACTCATATGTACCATGGATTGAGAAAACCACTAAGGAGAAGATGACATGA